In candidate division Zixibacteria bacterium HGW-Zixibacteria-1, the genomic stretch CATCAAATCCTTGGGCTACTTGGATGAGCTGGAAAAGGAATATGACGATCCCATCGCTCATTTCAAAAAAGTAGCTCGTAAGATGACGGAGGAAGAAAGCGCAAAGAAGAAGCTGACACTGAACATCAACATGGATGAACAGCTTGCTCAAGGGACCGATGACAGAAAAAACTTCGGCTATGCCGCGATTTTAAAGATCTACCATGAACTCGGTCTGCATCGCTTTTTCAACAACCGGGCACGCAATGAAGATTTCAGGTTCAACACCAATTCCATCATGATGCTGCTTGTCGTCTCCAGACTGCTCTCGCCCGGCTCCAAAAAGAAGGCGTTCGAGGAGAAGGGCCGCTATTTTGAGCGCTTCAATTTTTCGCTTGCGGATGTGTACCGTGCCCTTTCGCATTATGCGAAGATCGCTAAAGAGTTCCAGCGGTATCTGCACGGGCAGATCGCAGAGAAATACGGGAGCAACACAAAGACGATCTACTATGATGTCACGAATTTCTACTTTGAGGTCGATGAGGCGGATGAATTTCGCAAATACGGCAGATCGAAAGAGCATCGTCATAATCCGGTCGTCCAAATGGGTCTTGCGATGGACGCGGACGGGATTCCGCTCCATTATGAGCTTT encodes the following:
- a CDS encoding transposase, with protein sequence MYLKKTYRKESGRTYLVIAQKYRNPKTNISTDRTIKSLGYLDELEKEYDDPIAHFKKVARKMTEEESAKKKLTLNINMDEQLAQGTDDRKNFGYAAILKIYHELGLHRFFNNRARNEDFRFNTNSIMMLLVVSRLLSPGSKKKAFEEKGRYFERFNFSLADVYRALSHYAKIAKEFQRYLHGQIAEKYGSNTKTIYYDVTNFYFEVDEADEFRKYGRSKEHRHNPVVQMGLAMDADGIPLHYELFPGNKLDKETFRSVIGEVRRNYDTGRVVVVADMGVITG